The following are encoded together in the Flavobacterium haoranii genome:
- a CDS encoding DNA gyrase/topoisomerase IV subunit A, with the protein MSEENQNINPEENPEFVPENQEQVEHSDSIVKVNGMYKDWFLDYASYVILERAVPAIEDGFKPVQRRIMHSMKELDDGRYNKVANIIGHTMQYHPHGDASIGDAMVNIGQKDLLIDCQGNWGNILTGDDAAAPRYIEARLSKFAGDVLFSPKVTEWQLSYDGRKNEPVHLPVKFPLLLAQGGEGIAVGLSTKVLPHNFNELIDASIKILKGKPFTLYPDFPTAGIADVSNYNYGMRGGRVRVRAKIATLDKNTLVITQIPFGSDTSKLIDSILKANEKGKIKIKKIEDNTAAEVEILVHLPAGVSPDKTIDALYAFTDCESSIAPLGCVIENCNKPLFIGVSDMLKISTNRTVNILKRELEIQLDELENKWHFANLEKIFIREEMYIDFKLYSDRESLYQYLYKRFEPFKDILIREITDDDLQKLTQIPMIRITRFDSDKADDVIAKLESEIEQVKHHLEHLIEFAIDYFSTLKEKYGKGRERQTELRSFDTIEATKVVLRNTKLYVNREEGFIGTSLKKDEYVADCSDIDDVIVFLRDGKMVITKVDDKKFVGKDIIHISVFDKNDKRTIYNMIYRDGKNGASFIKRFNVSGVTRDKEYDLTQEKPGTQVLYFSANPNGEAEVVTILLRQVGSVKKLKWDVDFADIMIKGRASKGNTVSKYPIKRIELKEKGISTLRPRKIWFDDTVQRLNVDGRGELLGEFKPNDRLLIINQSGKIKTIIPELTTHFDDDMIVLEKWKPTKPISAIYYDGEKERYYVKRFLIENENKEEIFISEHEKSQLEIVSTDWRPMAEVVFAKIKGIQKENLTVNLEEFISVKGIKALGNQLTTDKIKQINMLEPLLFEEPIEPEPEKMEVTNEEDVSEEIKTDLEDDGQITLSLE; encoded by the coding sequence ATGAGCGAAGAAAATCAAAATATAAATCCAGAAGAAAATCCAGAATTTGTTCCTGAAAATCAAGAGCAAGTAGAACATTCCGATTCTATCGTTAAGGTAAACGGTATGTATAAAGATTGGTTTTTAGATTATGCCTCTTACGTAATTCTAGAGCGTGCTGTTCCGGCAATTGAAGATGGTTTTAAACCGGTTCAACGTCGTATTATGCATTCAATGAAGGAGTTAGATGATGGTCGTTACAATAAAGTTGCCAACATCATCGGACATACCATGCAGTATCATCCACATGGCGATGCAAGTATTGGCGATGCTATGGTTAACATTGGACAGAAAGATTTATTAATCGATTGTCAAGGAAACTGGGGTAATATTTTAACAGGTGATGACGCAGCAGCTCCGCGTTATATAGAAGCGCGTTTGAGTAAGTTTGCAGGAGATGTTTTATTCTCACCAAAAGTTACAGAATGGCAATTGAGTTACGACGGACGTAAAAACGAACCCGTGCATCTTCCAGTTAAGTTTCCATTGTTGTTAGCACAAGGTGGAGAAGGAATTGCAGTAGGTTTATCTACCAAAGTTTTACCGCACAATTTCAACGAGTTAATTGACGCTTCAATAAAAATTTTAAAAGGAAAACCTTTTACACTATATCCTGATTTTCCAACTGCAGGTATTGCAGATGTTTCCAATTATAACTATGGAATGCGTGGCGGACGTGTTCGTGTTAGAGCTAAAATAGCTACATTAGATAAAAATACGTTAGTAATTACACAAATACCTTTTGGTTCTGATACTTCAAAATTGATTGATAGTATTTTGAAAGCAAACGAAAAAGGGAAAATTAAAATCAAGAAGATTGAGGATAATACAGCTGCTGAGGTTGAAATTTTAGTACATCTACCTGCAGGTGTATCACCAGATAAAACTATTGATGCCTTATATGCTTTTACTGATTGTGAATCGTCAATTGCTCCATTAGGTTGTGTTATCGAAAATTGTAACAAACCTTTGTTTATTGGTGTTTCTGATATGTTGAAGATTTCAACAAACAGAACGGTAAATATATTAAAGCGAGAGCTTGAGATTCAATTAGATGAATTAGAAAATAAATGGCATTTTGCAAATTTGGAAAAAATATTCATTCGTGAAGAAATGTATATCGATTTCAAATTGTATAGCGATAGAGAGTCATTATATCAATATTTATATAAACGCTTTGAACCATTTAAAGATATCTTAATTCGTGAAATTACAGATGACGATTTACAAAAGCTAACGCAAATTCCAATGATTCGTATTACACGTTTCGATTCGGATAAAGCAGATGATGTGATTGCAAAATTAGAGTCTGAAATTGAACAAGTAAAACATCATTTAGAACATTTAATTGAATTTGCCATTGATTATTTTTCGACTTTAAAAGAGAAATACGGAAAAGGTCGCGAACGTCAAACTGAATTAAGAAGTTTTGATACAATTGAAGCTACTAAAGTAGTTTTACGTAATACAAAATTATATGTAAATCGCGAAGAAGGTTTCATTGGTACAAGCTTGAAAAAAGATGAATATGTTGCGGATTGTTCTGATATTGATGATGTAATTGTCTTTTTACGCGATGGTAAAATGGTGATTACAAAAGTAGATGATAAGAAGTTTGTAGGTAAAGATATTATTCATATTTCTGTTTTCGATAAAAACGATAAGCGTACGATTTACAACATGATTTATCGCGATGGTAAAAACGGAGCTTCGTTTATAAAACGTTTCAATGTTTCGGGAGTTACTCGAGATAAAGAATATGATTTAACACAAGAAAAACCTGGAACTCAAGTGTTGTATTTCTCTGCAAATCCAAATGGAGAAGCAGAAGTAGTAACCATTTTATTACGCCAAGTTGGAAGTGTAAAAAAACTAAAATGGGATGTCGATTTTGCAGATATTATGATTAAAGGGCGTGCTTCTAAAGGAAATACGGTTTCAAAATATCCAATAAAGAGAATCGAATTAAAAGAAAAAGGAATTTCAACACTTCGTCCGCGTAAAATTTGGTTCGACGATACCGTTCAGCGTTTAAATGTAGATGGTAGAGGAGAGCTTTTAGGCGAATTTAAACCAAACGATCGATTATTAATTATCAATCAATCGGGGAAAATAAAAACAATTATTCCAGAATTGACAACGCATTTCGATGACGATATGATTGTTCTAGAAAAATGGAAGCCAACAAAACCAATTTCAGCCATTTATTATGATGGAGAAAAAGAGCGTTACTATGTTAAACGATTTTTAATTGAAAATGAGAATAAAGAAGAAATTTTTATTTCGGAGCATGAGAAATCTCAATTGGAAATTGTTTCTACTGATTGGCGACCAATGGCTGAGGTTGTTTTTGCTAAAATAAAAGGTATTCAAAAAGAAAATTTAACGGTTAACTTAGAAGAATTTATTTCAGTTAAGGGAATAAAAGCTTTGGGTAACCA
- a CDS encoding DNA topoisomerase IV subunit B: MLEQNQYTEDNIRSLEWQEHIRIRPGMYIGKLGDGSTPDDGIYILLKEVLDNCIDEFAMGAGKTIEVTIKDRLVTVRDYGRGIPLGKVVDVVSKMNTGGKYDSKAFKKSIGLNGVGTKAVNALSTFFRVESVRDNQQKAAEFSAGILTQEEDVAESTKRRGTKVSFIADDTIFKNYKYRNEYVEKMLKNYTYLNRGLTLYYNGEKFYSEYGLKDLLDENILEEERVYPIIHLEGDDIEIAITHSKTQYSEEYYSFVNGQNTTQGGTHLGAFREAVVRTLKEFYNKNFEASDIRKSIVAAIAIKVEEPVFESQTKTKLGSTDIGPKGPTVRTFVNDFIKTKLDNFLHKNPEVADALLRKILQAERERKELSGIRKLAKERAKKASLHNKKLRDCRVHLPDTKNPRYLESTLFITEGDSASGSITKSRDVNTQAVFSLRGKPLNSYGMTKKIVYENEEFNLLQAALDIEEDYENLRYNNIVIATDADVDGMHIRLLLITFFLQFFPELIKEGHLYILQTPLFRVRNKKETIYCYSDEERVSAIEKLKPTRANGERSGAKPEITRFKGLGEISPDEFKHFIGADMRLDPVMLDKAMSIEKLLEFYMGKNTPDRQEFIINNLKVELDTAEDLLKSN, encoded by the coding sequence ATGCTAGAGCAAAATCAATACACCGAAGACAATATACGTTCACTCGAGTGGCAAGAGCATATCCGTATTCGTCCGGGTATGTATATTGGTAAACTAGGCGATGGTTCTACTCCCGATGACGGTATCTATATTCTTCTAAAAGAGGTTTTAGATAACTGTATCGACGAATTTGCTATGGGTGCTGGTAAAACTATTGAAGTAACTATTAAAGATCGTTTGGTTACCGTTCGCGATTATGGGCGTGGAATTCCTCTTGGAAAAGTGGTCGATGTAGTGTCTAAAATGAACACCGGAGGTAAATACGATTCTAAAGCCTTCAAAAAATCTATCGGTTTAAATGGTGTGGGTACCAAAGCTGTAAATGCACTTTCTACTTTTTTTAGAGTAGAATCGGTACGTGATAACCAACAAAAAGCTGCCGAATTCTCAGCTGGTATTTTAACGCAAGAAGAAGATGTAGCCGAATCTACAAAGCGTCGCGGAACAAAAGTTTCCTTCATTGCCGATGATACGATCTTTAAAAACTACAAATATCGCAACGAGTATGTAGAAAAAATGTTGAAAAACTACACGTATTTAAATCGTGGGTTAACCTTATACTACAATGGCGAAAAGTTTTATTCAGAATACGGATTAAAAGATTTATTAGACGAAAATATCCTTGAAGAAGAAAGAGTATATCCAATTATTCATTTGGAAGGAGACGATATTGAAATCGCCATTACACACAGTAAAACACAATATTCAGAAGAATATTATTCTTTCGTAAACGGACAAAACACAACGCAAGGAGGAACACATTTAGGTGCTTTTCGTGAAGCGGTTGTGCGAACATTAAAAGAGTTTTATAATAAAAACTTCGAAGCTTCTGATATTCGCAAATCGATTGTGGCAGCTATTGCTATTAAAGTGGAAGAACCTGTGTTCGAATCGCAAACGAAAACCAAATTAGGTTCAACTGATATTGGTCCGAAAGGTCCAACCGTTCGTACGTTTGTTAATGATTTCATTAAAACGAAATTAGATAACTTTTTACATAAAAATCCAGAAGTTGCCGATGCTTTACTTCGTAAAATTTTACAAGCAGAACGTGAACGTAAAGAACTTTCTGGTATTCGTAAATTAGCAAAAGAACGTGCTAAAAAAGCAAGTTTACACAATAAAAAATTACGCGATTGTCGTGTGCATTTGCCCGATACTAAAAATCCTCGTTACTTAGAAAGTACACTTTTTATTACTGAGGGAGACTCGGCTTCGGGTTCTATCACTAAATCACGTGACGTAAATACGCAAGCGGTTTTCTCACTTCGTGGTAAGCCTTTGAATTCATATGGGATGACTAAAAAAATTGTATACGAAAATGAAGAGTTTAATTTACTTCAAGCAGCATTAGATATTGAAGAAGATTATGAAAACTTGCGTTATAACAACATTGTAATTGCAACTGATGCCGATGTCGATGGTATGCACATTCGTTTGTTATTAATTACATTTTTCTTGCAGTTTTTTCCTGAACTAATAAAAGAAGGACATTTGTACATTTTACAAACACCTTTGTTCCGTGTAAGAAACAAAAAAGAAACAATTTATTGTTATAGCGATGAAGAACGTGTAAGCGCAATTGAGAAATTGAAACCAACCCGAGCCAATGGCGAACGGAGCGGAGCTAAACCAGAGATTACACGATTCAAAGGATTAGGAGAGATTTCACCTGATGAATTTAAGCATTTCATTGGTGCCGATATGCGTCTCGATCCAGTAATGTTAGATAAAGCCATGTCTATCGAAAAGTTATTAGAATTCTACATGGGGAAAAATACACCAGACCGACAAGAATTTATCATCAATAACTTGAAAGTCGAATTAGACACAGCAGAAGATTTATTGAAAAGCAATTAA
- a CDS encoding porin family protein: MKKLFWIVTFLCISTTFWAQSKVKLGINGGLNYSSLRGNELSENLKSGFSFLGGISFEYFVKENISINANVNFEQKLVKDDGYFYLTDEYGYTEVDKSDSKLKYNYLIVPVYANYYFGSKKDFYVNGGFFTGYLIDSKYTSKQFNSTKDTTEMNKKSDFGLVFGFGKLFELDEKNNLKVELRENLGLVNTSDVKVFNDGTIKTNSINLILNWSFNL, translated from the coding sequence ATGAAAAAGCTTTTTTGGATAGTTACTTTTTTATGTATTTCGACTACATTTTGGGCACAAAGTAAAGTTAAATTGGGTATAAATGGAGGATTAAATTATTCTAGTTTGAGAGGTAATGAATTGTCTGAAAATTTAAAATCTGGTTTTTCTTTTTTAGGAGGAATTTCGTTTGAGTATTTTGTCAAAGAAAATATATCAATAAATGCTAACGTAAATTTTGAGCAAAAGTTAGTTAAAGATGATGGTTATTTCTATTTAACAGATGAATATGGTTATACTGAAGTAGATAAAAGTGATAGTAAGTTGAAATACAATTATTTGATAGTGCCAGTATATGCCAATTATTATTTTGGTTCGAAAAAAGATTTTTACGTAAATGGAGGATTTTTTACGGGATATTTAATAGACTCAAAGTATACTTCAAAACAGTTTAATTCTACAAAAGATACAACCGAAATGAATAAAAAAAGTGATTTTGGTTTAGTTTTTGGATTTGGTAAATTGTTTGAGTTAGATGAAAAAAACAATTTAAAAGTTGAATTGAGAGAAAATTTAGGATTAGTAAATACTAGTGATGTAAAAGTTTTTAATGATGGAACTATCAAAACAAATTCAATTAACTTAATTTTGAATTGGAGTTTTAATTTATAA
- the ychF gene encoding redox-regulated ATPase YchF, whose product MKAGIVGLPNVGKSTLFNCLSNAKAQSANFPFCTIEPNIGVVNVPDPRIARLEELVKPERVQMATVDIVDIAGLVKGASKGEGLGNQFLGNIRECNAIIHVLRCFDNDNIVHVDGNVNPIRDKETIDIELQLKDLETVEKRLEKVNKAAKTGNKEAQVEKALLDRIKEALLQGKSARTVTPQSNDEEELFDGFQLITAKPVLYVCNVDEASAVNGNKYVDQVRELVKDENAEVIVLSVGAEADINELESYEERQMFLQDLGLTEPGSAVLIRAAYKLLNLQTYFTAGVKEVRAWTIKIGDTAPKAAGVIHTDFEKGFIRAEVIAFDDYSNYGSEAKVKEAGKLRVEGKEYIVKDGDVMHFRFNV is encoded by the coding sequence ATGAAAGCAGGTATTGTAGGCTTACCAAATGTTGGAAAATCAACTTTATTTAATTGTTTGTCAAATGCTAAAGCACAAAGTGCAAACTTCCCGTTTTGTACTATTGAGCCAAATATTGGTGTTGTAAACGTTCCCGATCCACGTATTGCTCGTTTAGAAGAATTAGTGAAACCAGAGCGTGTACAAATGGCAACTGTTGATATTGTTGATATTGCAGGTTTAGTTAAAGGTGCAAGTAAAGGAGAAGGTTTAGGTAATCAATTTTTAGGTAATATCCGTGAGTGTAACGCTATTATTCACGTATTGCGTTGTTTTGATAACGATAATATTGTTCACGTTGACGGTAATGTAAATCCAATTCGCGATAAAGAAACGATTGATATCGAACTACAATTAAAAGATTTAGAAACAGTTGAAAAACGTTTAGAAAAAGTAAATAAAGCGGCAAAAACAGGCAATAAAGAAGCACAAGTTGAAAAAGCTTTATTAGATAGAATTAAAGAAGCTTTATTGCAAGGAAAATCTGCTCGTACGGTAACGCCACAATCAAATGATGAAGAAGAATTGTTCGATGGATTCCAATTAATTACAGCAAAACCAGTTTTATATGTTTGTAATGTAGATGAGGCATCGGCTGTAAACGGAAACAAATATGTAGACCAAGTTCGTGAATTAGTTAAAGATGAAAATGCTGAAGTAATTGTGCTTTCTGTTGGTGCAGAAGCAGATATTAACGAATTAGAAAGCTACGAAGAACGTCAAATGTTTCTTCAAGATTTAGGTTTAACAGAACCAGGCTCAGCCGTTTTAATTCGTGCAGCTTATAAATTATTAAACTTACAAACGTATTTTACTGCAGGAGTTAAAGAAGTACGTGCGTGGACAATCAAAATTGGAGATACAGCACCAAAAGCTGCTGGAGTAATTCATACTGATTTTGAAAAAGGATTTATTAGAGCTGAAGTAATTGCTTTTGATGATTATTCTAATTACGGTTCAGAAGCTAAAGTAAAAGAAGCTGGAAAATTAAGAGTTGAAGGTAAAGAATATATTGTTAAAGATGGTGATGTAATGCATTTTAGATTTAACGTATAG
- a CDS encoding peptidase associated/transthyretin-like domain-containing protein: MKKIFTSLVLLLTIFAFSQEIKIRIVVKDFETDLPIDEVTVTALKTHQGFLTNADGEVLVNLTKASTLEFTHSSYNSMVVKSETLNKKINVVYLDAKTQQLEEVILTKDHPQDILKALVETSRDKITIPANLKMYLREFYKRNDKFVFFNDGLVNFQILGSNSKISTDILVEQNRTIGLLDEDIDDGVLGYNLNNIIENYYSFKYLDEILTRAARKEYDFQVKTYPQNEEYLILRALPLDESKGMLSDFYVLYDSKKKIIMEVSAFLSAKRIKILEEEENSKMHKLEYKNVFRTEGNMYYLANSKEVIGFYKKYKKEKRKIEVKNHMVTTNFDKKIFQYDKHNIFTDKSLINKKSTVFTEYWEFDSGLKPTADEKKIIESLVALKDSID, translated from the coding sequence ATGAAGAAGATTTTTACCAGCCTTGTATTATTACTTACAATTTTTGCATTTTCTCAAGAAATTAAAATTAGAATTGTTGTAAAAGACTTTGAAACCGATTTACCTATTGATGAAGTTACTGTTACAGCTTTAAAAACGCATCAGGGTTTTTTAACAAATGCTGATGGCGAAGTTTTAGTGAACTTGACTAAAGCTTCTACTTTAGAATTTACACATTCTTCTTACAATTCTATGGTTGTAAAATCGGAAACTTTGAATAAAAAAATAAACGTAGTTTATTTAGATGCTAAAACCCAACAATTAGAGGAAGTTATTTTAACAAAAGATCATCCTCAGGATATTCTAAAGGCATTGGTTGAAACTTCAAGAGATAAAATTACTATTCCGGCTAACTTAAAAATGTATTTAAGAGAGTTTTATAAACGAAATGATAAGTTTGTTTTCTTTAATGACGGATTGGTAAATTTTCAAATTTTAGGATCTAATTCTAAAATAAGTACTGATATTTTAGTAGAACAAAATAGAACTATCGGATTATTGGATGAAGATATTGACGATGGTGTTTTAGGATATAATTTAAATAACATCATTGAAAATTATTACAGTTTTAAATATTTAGACGAAATTCTCACCAGAGCAGCCCGAAAAGAATATGATTTCCAAGTAAAAACATACCCTCAAAATGAAGAATATTTAATTTTAAGAGCACTTCCACTTGATGAATCAAAAGGAATGCTTTCCGATTTTTATGTGCTTTACGATTCTAAAAAGAAAATTATTATGGAAGTAAGTGCTTTTTTATCGGCAAAACGAATTAAAATTTTAGAGGAAGAAGAAAATTCTAAAATGCATAAGTTAGAATATAAAAATGTATTTAGAACCGAAGGGAATATGTATTATTTAGCCAATTCTAAAGAAGTAATTGGGTTTTACAAAAAATACAAGAAAGAGAAAAGAAAAATTGAAGTTAAAAACCACATGGTAACCACTAATTTTGATAAGAAAATTTTTCAATACGATAAGCATAATATCTTTACTGATAAATCACTTATTAATAAAAAATCTACAGTATTTACTGAGTATTGGGAATTCGATTCTGGTCTAAAACCTACTGCAGACGAGAAAAAAATAATCGAAAGTTTAGTTGCTTTAAAAGATTCGATAGATTAA
- a CDS encoding 4Fe-4S binding protein produces MAIKITDECINCGACEPECPNTAIYEGADDWRWKDGTKLQGKVVLPDGTEVDADAPQTPFSDDVYFIVPGKCTECKGFHEEPQCAAVCPVDCCVPDDDHVESEETLLNRQAFLHNE; encoded by the coding sequence ATGGCTATAAAAATAACAGACGAATGTATTAATTGTGGTGCTTGCGAACCTGAGTGCCCAAATACAGCAATATATGAAGGGGCTGATGATTGGAGATGGAAAGATGGAACTAAATTACAAGGAAAAGTAGTTTTACCAGATGGAACTGAAGTTGATGCTGATGCTCCACAAACACCATTTTCTGACGATGTGTACTTTATCGTTCCTGGAAAATGTACAGAGTGTAAAGGTTTTCATGAAGAGCCACAATGTGCTGCTGTTTGTCCGGTAGATTGTTGTGTTCCAGATGATGATCATGTAGAATCGGAAGAAACATTATTAAACCGTCAAGCGTTTTTACACAACGAATAA